A single genomic interval of Sceloporus undulatus isolate JIND9_A2432 ecotype Alabama chromosome 2, SceUnd_v1.1, whole genome shotgun sequence harbors:
- the MRPS18B gene encoding 28S ribosomal protein S18b, mitochondrial — protein MAAARASALLIGAAAGRLALCAAHKKPFWLQKIPSSSPLLSKQLPFHLYSTEVSQDGSTEPIAFDTESRFKDKPWEYLESEEYIERYGSKPVWFGYRRNHKGPIPPQKTRKTCIRGTHVCGNPCPICRDQNLFLDYRNVKLLEQFICPYSGVIYHPTHTGVCMKKYKLLTKAIQQARENGLLFFSIPFVSFQYDDFSNQHPAVTKTAPSPALQSKAAWYEWYEWHQPPEKEIKRIRRIYKDYLKEESGPP, from the exons ATGGCGGCCGCCAGGGCTTCAGCGCTGCTAATTGGGGCTGCTGCGGGCCGTTTGGCTCTCTGCGCGGCTCATAAGAAGCCCTTCTGGCTCCAG AAAATACCCAGCTCATCCCCCCTGCTATCCAAACAATTGCCTTTCCACCTTTACAGCACAGAGGTCAGCCAAGATGGATCCACAGAGCCCATTGCTTTTGACACAGAATCACGTTTTAAAGACAAGCCATGGGAGTACCTGGAGAGTGAAG AATACATAGAACGATATGGCAGCAAACCTGTCTGGTTTGGCTACAGGCGTAATCACAAGGGTCCAATTCCACCGCAGAAGACACGGAAGACTTGCATT AGAGGGACACATGTATGTGGGAACCCCTGCCCCATCTGTAGAGACCAAAACCTTTTTCTGGATTATCGG AATGTGAAGCTCCTGGAACAGTTTATCTGTCCCTATTCAGGTGTCATCTATCACCCAACACACACAG GTGTTTGCATGAAGAAATACAAGCTACTGACCAAAGCTATTCAACAGGCTCGAGAGAATG GCCTTTTATTCTTCTCCATCCCCTTTGTGAGTTTCCAATATGACGATTTCAGCAACCAACATCCAGCTGTCACTAAGACTGCACCATCTCCAGCTCTTCAGAGCAAAGCTGCATGGTATGAGTGGTATGAATGGCATCAGCCCCCAGAAAAGGAAATTAAACGGATCAGGAGGATTTACAAGGACTACCTGAAGGAGGAGAGCGGCCCTCCTTGA